A single Mercenaria mercenaria strain notata chromosome 9, MADL_Memer_1, whole genome shotgun sequence DNA region contains:
- the LOC123546217 gene encoding lipid droplet-regulating VLDL assembly factor AUP1 homolog, with amino-acid sequence MVEINDLVTVTRFPDGFKFALMILYFPIGVFLIVCRVLIALHTYIIVCLFPRGAARRQFVRGMLGVLGIHIWVEEDQSPQTESPKVLVANYTSVLDHIVIDVVISHFVPYHGNVPKVFQWVLGYKDLTSPQSKQQFLENMKKFVQEQEFPILIQPEDVPTNNSVGVLKFNTQAFELELPIQPVSVQMSRLSFPCALTTIDGPRWTDVLWCFFTPVTVFKLKTHPVIKREEGESVDDLSERVRSVIAEALNLEKTEYTAADVREYRKKLKAEPPSQPRGDCFIQK; translated from the exons ATGGTAGAAATAAATGATTTGGTTACAGTTACCAG GTTTCCTGATGGATTTAAATTTGCATTGATGATACTGTATTTCCCTATTGGTGTGTTCCTGATTGTATGCAGAGTGTTGATTGCCTTACATACTTATATAATTGTTTGTCTGTTCCCGAGGGGTGCCGCTAGAAG GCAGTTCGTTCGTGGTATGCTGGGGGTGCTTGGTATTCATATTTGGGTGGAAGAGGATCAAAGCCCACAGACAGAGAGCCCAAAAGTTCTTGTGGCCAATTATACATCAGTTCTAGATCATATTGTCATAGATGTAGTCATCAGTCATTTTGTG CCTTATCATGGGAATGTACCTAAAGTGTTCCAGTGGGTGCTTGGTTACAAGGATCTTACATCACCGCAAAGCAAGCAACAGTTTctggaaaatatgaaaaagttTGTACAAG AGCAAGAGTTTCCCATTCTCATACAGCCAGAAGATGTTCCTACTAACAACAGTGTTGGAGTCCTTAAGTTTAACACACAGGCTTTTGAACTAGAGTTGCCCATTCAGCCG GTGTCTGTCCAGATGTCGCGGCTGTCATTCCCATGTGCTCTAACAACAATAGATGGTCCTAGATGGACAGATGTTCTCTGGTGCTTCTTTACGCCTGTAACTGTATTTAAACTCAA AACACATCCTGTAATAAAGAGAGAGGAAGGGGAGAGTGTTGACGATCTTTCTGAGAGAGTTCGGTCAGTGATAGCAGAAGCTTTAAATCTTGAAAAGACAGAATATACAGCTGCCGATGTCAGAGAATATCGCAAAAAATTAAAAGCTGAACCCCCGTCTCAGCCTAGAGGTGACTGTTTCATACAGAAGTGA